One segment of Anomalospiza imberbis isolate Cuckoo-Finch-1a 21T00152 chromosome 2, ASM3175350v1, whole genome shotgun sequence DNA contains the following:
- the RAB39A gene encoding ras-related protein Rab-39A, producing the protein MPGVGAIGARCRHRPRRSPRKSPKAEPGQAGAAMDAAIWIYQFRLIVLGDSTVGKSCLLHRFTEGRFPGPLHSDPTVGVDFFSRLVEIEPGKRVKLQLWDTAGQERFRSITRSYYRNSVGGLLVFDITNRRSFEHVKDWLEEAKMHVQPFQIVFLLVGHKCDLVSQREVTREEAEKLSSDCGMKYIETSAKDATNVEESFTILTRDIYELVKNGEISIQDGWEGVKSGFVPNVVHSSEEAVKPRRQCIC; encoded by the exons aTGCCGGGCGTGGGGGCGATCGGGGCGCGGTGCAGGCACCGGCCGCGCAGGAGCCCCAGGAAAAGCCCCAAGGCAGAGCCGGGCCAGGCCGGGGCCGCCATGGACGCGGCGATCTGGATCTACCAGTTCCGGCTGATCGTGCTGGGCGACTCCACCGTGGGCAAGTCCTGCCTCTTGCACCGCTTCACCGAGGGCCGCTTCCCGGGGCCGCTGCACTCCGACCCCACGGTGGGAGTGGACTTCTTCTCCCGGCTGGTAGAGATCGAGCCCGGCAAGAGGGTCAAGCTACAGCTCTGGGACACGGCGGGGCAGGAGCGGTTCAG ATCAATAACACGCTCTTATTATCGCAATTCTGTGGGTGGCCTACTAGTATTTGACATCACAAATCGACGATCTTTTGAACACGTgaaggactggctggaagaagcaaaaatGCATGTGCAGCCCTTTCAGATTGTGTTCCTGTTAGTAGGACACAAATGTGACTTAGTGTCACAGCGCGAGGTTACAAGAGAAGAAGCTGAAAAACTGTCATCTGACTGTGGTATGAAATATATAGAAACTTcagcaaaagatgccacaaaTGTTGAAGAGTCTTTTACAATTCTTACGCGAGATATCTATGAACTAGTAAAAAATGGAGAAATCTCAATACAAGATGGATGGGAAGGTGTCAAGAGTGGCTTTGTTCCAAATGTTGTACATTCATCAGAAGAAGCTGTAAAGCCTAGGAGACAGTGCATCTGCTGA